The Microcoleus sp. FACHB-831 genome segment GCGTTCGGCTTAAGCCACGTTCTTCCTCGCGCCGACGTATGATACAGCACGAGTACGCTACTAAGTAGGAGAACTGATATTAGATCGTGTTCATGTTGTAGGTTGGGGAGCGTGTTCAGAAATGGCAAGAGATGATTTCTGAGCGCATCGTAACCATCGTCCATTTAAATTGTTCGATGAACTTTTTGTTTGATAGGAATCTGAATCGCAAACTCGGTTCCTTCACCAGGAGTGGAGAAGCATTCCAATTTTCCGCCATGCTTTTCCGTAATAATTTGATAGCTGATAGACATCCCCATCCCCGTTCCCTTCCCAATCGGTTTAGTTGTGAAGAAGGGATTGAATATCCGTTGCTGAATGTCTTTGGGAATACCAACTCCATTATCCGCGATCGCGATTTGCACCCATTGCGAATCAATCACTGAAGTGGTGATAGTGATTTGATCGGGATTGTCTTTTTTGTCCTGATAGGTGCAATTGGCTTTGGTTTCTTCCAGTGCATCAATCGCGTTTACCACGATATTCATTAAAACTTGGTTGAGTTGTCCCGGATAACACTCCACAAGGGGCAAATTTCCATAGTCTCGAATCACTGCGATCGCTGGGCGGTCTTGTTTTGGTTTTAGGCGATGTTGCAAGATCAGCAGCGTACTTTCAATTCCTTCATGGATATCCACTTCTTTCATGTCCGCTTCATCCAATCGAGAGAACGTCCTTAGCGATTTAACAATTTCTCGTAT includes the following:
- a CDS encoding sensor histidine kinase, producing the protein IREIVKSLRTFSRLDEADMKEVDIHEGIESTLLILQHRLKPKQDRPAIAVIRDYGNLPLVECYPGQLNQVLMNIVVNAIDALEETKANCTYQDKKDNPDQITITTSVIDSQWVQIAIADNGVGIPKDIQQRIFNPFFTTKPIGKGTGMGMSISYQIITEKHGGKLECFSTPGEGTEFAIQIPIKQKVHRTI